In Halanaerobium praevalens DSM 2228, the DNA window TAAAAGAAAAAAAGTCAAAAATGTTTTAATTCCTCCTTTTACAGAGAAAACTACTTTTCATAGTTTTCTTAATCAAAAAATTAAAGAAAAAAAAGTTAAAGCAAATTATTTAACAGCAGGTATGGTTTTTAAGCTTGGAAATTGTAAAATAGAAATTTTAAATCCTGAGCCAAATCAGATTCATTCAGATAGAAATGAAAATTCTATAGTTTTTTTATTAACACATAAAAATAATAGTTTTTTATTTACTGGAGATCTTTCTCAAGCTGGAGAAGAAAGAATAGTTAAAAAATATGATTTAGCTCATGTAGATGTTTTAAAAGCAGGTCACCACGGTAGTAAAACATCAAGTGGACAAAAATTATTAACAAAAATCAAGCCTGACTTAGCTATTATTTGTGTAGGGAAAAATAATTTTGGTCATCCAGCACCAGTGGTTTTAAACAGATTTAAGACAAATTCAATTAGATATTTAAGAACTGATCAAAATGGATTAATTAAAATAATTTCTGATGGTAGCCAAATTAGAGTAAGAACTTTTAAATAAATAAAGCTTAATAATTGGAGAGGAGCTCTTAAATATGTTAAAATAATTAAGAAGCAGAATAAGTTAAGTTAAAGAAGGTGGCTAAAATGGAAATAGAAGAATTTATTAAAAAAGAAAAAAAAGCAAAAAAATTATATTATATTTATGCAGAAAATACGTATTTAAGAAATAAATTTAAAAAAGAATTTATGCAGAAATTTATTCCTCATTCAATTAGAGACTTTAATTTGGCTAAAGTGAATCCTGGAGATGAATATTTAAAAAGACTTTATAGTGCAGTCCAGACACCCCCAATGGGAGCCGAAAAAAGATATATTATTTCTGATTTTGATGATTCTGATTCTTTAAACCAAAAACAAAAAGAAAAGCTTTTAGAGATATTTAAAGGTTTATCAACTAGTTCAACTTTAGTTTTTTTAACTGCAAATAAGCTTGATAAGAGAAGGAAATTTTATCAAGCTTTAAAAGAAATTGCTGAATACCAAGAATTTGAACCACCTCGTTATCGTGATTTAGATAAATGGATTATGGAGCGTTTTCAAAAATATAATAAAAAAATTGATCGTCAAAGCCTTAAAATATTAGAAAATATGTTTAGTAATAAATTAGAAATTTTAAATAGTGAAATAGAAAAAATAATAACTCGTTACCCAGATAAAGATAAAATTTCTTATTATGATTTAAAAGAAATAATTAGTAGAGAAAAATTTATTCAAGATGAAGAAATCTTTAAATTTTTAGATTTAATTGGTGATAAAAAAACTGATCAAGCTCTTTTAACTTTAAAAGAAATGTTAAATAAAGGAGTTTATCCGTTATATTTATTAACAATGCTTAAAAATCAGATAGAACTTTTAATGCAGGTTAAATTCTATAGCCAATATACTCATAATAATAAAAAAATAGCAGCTAAATTAAATAAACATCCATATCCAGTCAAAAAAGCAATGAAAAGAAGTAGAAATTTTAGTCAAAAAGAATTAGAACAAATATTAGCTGAAATTTTAAGAGCAAATCGTCATTTTTTAACAGGCTATTATCCAAATCAAAATACTGCTTTAGAAATGATTATTATTAAATCAGTTTCTTATTAAGTATTAATAAATAAAAAACTCATCCATTTGGATGAGTTTAAAAATTTAAAAGATAGCTATCTCTTAGATATATTTTTATTTAAAATTACATATTGTTGTACATCTTTGTGAGGCGGGATTTTTTACGGGCTGCATTATTCTTATGGATAATATTTCTTGTTACAGCCTTATCGATGACCTTTTTAGTCTCTTTTAACTGTTCTGCAGCAGCTTCTTTATCCCCTGTTTCAACTGCTTTTTCCATAGTTTTAATAGCATTTTTTAATCTTTCTTTCCATTCTTTATTCTGAGCAGTTTTCTTTGCACTAGTTTTAACTCTTTTTTTAGCAGATTTAATAATAGGCATCTAACTTCACCCCCTCTTCAAAGTAAATATTTATAATCTCAGACTTAATTTGCAACATTTCAATTTTAACATGTTGTTATTAAAAATGCAAGGTTTAAATTCAAAAATACTATTGTTTAAATCTTATTAATTAGTTTCAGCTAGTTTTTAGTAGCTAAAAGAAAATTGATTAATAAGTATAAATATAATATAATTGTAGTACTATGGATAATATATTTTAATTAGAAAGTTATTAAGAAAAAGGAGGAAATTTTTTGCAGACGGATAAAATAAGAAATTTTTGCATTATTGCTCATATTGATCATGGGAAATCTACCCTTGCTGATCGTATGTTAGAATATACAGGAACAATTACTGACCGGAAAATGCAAGAACAAGTTTTAGATAAAATGGATCTGGAACGCGAAAGAGGAATCACTATTAAAGCTCAAGCTGTTACAATTGAATATCAAGGTTATGAACTTAATTTGATTGATACTCCAGGCCATGTTGATTTTGCTTATGAGGTTTCTAGAAGTTTAGCAGCCTGTGAGGGAGCTTTATTAGTTATTGATGCAGCTCAGGGGGTTGAAGCTCAGACTATGGCTAATATTTATTTGGCTTTAGAACATGATTTAGAAATTATACCTGTTATTAATAAAATTGATCTACCTTCAGCTAATCCTCAAAGAGTGAAAGAACAATTATTAGATATTGGTATTGATCCAGATGAGGCAATTTTGGCTAGTGCTAAAAAAGGTACTAATATTGATCAAA includes these proteins:
- the holA gene encoding DNA polymerase III subunit delta; the protein is MEIEEFIKKEKKAKKLYYIYAENTYLRNKFKKEFMQKFIPHSIRDFNLAKVNPGDEYLKRLYSAVQTPPMGAEKRYIISDFDDSDSLNQKQKEKLLEIFKGLSTSSTLVFLTANKLDKRRKFYQALKEIAEYQEFEPPRYRDLDKWIMERFQKYNKKIDRQSLKILENMFSNKLEILNSEIEKIITRYPDKDKISYYDLKEIISREKFIQDEEIFKFLDLIGDKKTDQALLTLKEMLNKGVYPLYLLTMLKNQIELLMQVKFYSQYTHNNKKIAAKLNKHPYPVKKAMKRSRNFSQKELEQILAEILRANRHFLTGYYPNQNTALEMIIIKSVSY
- the rpsT gene encoding 30S ribosomal protein S20 produces the protein MPIIKSAKKRVKTSAKKTAQNKEWKERLKNAIKTMEKAVETGDKEAAAEQLKETKKVIDKAVTRNIIHKNNAARKKSRLTKMYNNM